One window from the genome of Lacerta agilis isolate rLacAgi1 chromosome 18, rLacAgi1.pri, whole genome shotgun sequence encodes:
- the KLF2 gene encoding LOW QUALITY PROTEIN: Krueppel-like factor 2 (The sequence of the model RefSeq protein was modified relative to this genomic sequence to represent the inferred CDS: inserted 1 base in 1 codon), whose translation MALLPSFASFCRDSRPAHQRWSFGLPAEKFPCGGGDLCCPPAGRLDGLCPPSKEDDDLNHVLDLILSMGSGADGGPFGPDSGAPRGDYGAGREPFYELSPSPDGGGGGGYEPMERGSPPPYGATAAALLPELEASPYVPFPGATAGFIQGRFFVTSAFAEGPKPEMSWPQPCAQIKQEGASPTPCMLTASPPLPGAETPPLSPDDLLAAAAVECQAPLGRHAQPTYPAPFAHPLHYRQHPXQQQSAPPAFGFFDDSLPCPVSAPRGLLTPPSSPLELLEAKPKRGRRSWPRKRTATHTCTYAGCGKTYTKSSHLKAHLRTPHRRKALPLQLGRLRLEVCAFRRAHAPLPQTHRAPALPVPPLRPRLLSLRPPGAAHEEAHVESEGGGTLQDLVGIL comes from the exons ATGGCGCTCCTGCCCTCCTTCGCCTCCTTCTGCAGGGACAGCCGCCCGGCCCACCAA CGGTGGAGCTTTGGGCTGCCAGCGGAGAAGTTCCCCTGCGGCGGCGGAGACCTCTGCTGCCCTCCCGCCGGCCGCCTGGACGGGCTGTGCCCGCCGTCGAAGGAGGACGACGACCTCAATCACGTCCTGGATTTGATTCTCTCCATGGGAAGCGGCGCAGACGGAGGGCCCTTTGGCCCTGACAGCGGCGCGCCCCGCGGGGATTACGGCGCCGGACGGGAGCCCTTCTACGAGCTAAGCCCCTCTCCCgacggtggcggcggcggcggctacgAGCCGATGGAGCGGGGCAGCCCTCCGCCCTACGGCGCCACGGCCGCTGCCCTCCTGCCCGAACTGGAAGCTTCCCCCTACGTGCCTTTCCCGGGAGCCACCGCCGGCTTCATCCAGGGCCGCTTCTTCGTCACGTCGGCGTTCGCGGAGGGGCCCAAGCCGGAGATGTCGTGGCCACAACCCTGCGCGCAGATCAAGCAGGAGGGCGCTAGCCCCACGCCCTGCATGCTGACAGCCTCTCCGCCGCTCCCGGGGGCAGAGACCCCTCCGCTCAGCCCCGACGACCTCTTGGCAGCAGCCGCCGTCGAGTGCCAAGCCCCTCTCGGGCGCCACGCGCAGCCCACCTACCCGGCGCCCTTCGCTCACCCTCTCCACTACCGCCAACACC CGCAGCAGCAGAGCGCGCCGCCCGCCTTCGGCTTCTTCGACGACAGCCTGCCTTGCCCGGTCTCTGCCCCGAGGGGGCTCCTCACACCTCCCTCGTCGCCGCTGGAGCTGCTGGAAGCCAAACCCAAGCGCGGCCGACGATCCTGGCCGCGCAAACGGACTGCTACTCATACCTGCACCTACGCCGGCTGCGGAAAGACTTACACCAAAAGCTCCCACCTGAAGGCTCACCTGCGCACCCCACACAG GCGAAAAGCCCTACCATTGCAACTGGGACGGCTGCGGCTGGAAGTTTGCGCGTTCCGACGAGCTCACGCGCCACTACCGCAAACACACCGGGCACCGGCCCTTCCAGTGCCACCTCTGCGACCGCGCCTTCTCTCGCTCCGACCACCTGGCGCTGCACATGAAGAGGCACATGTAgagagcgaggggggggggactctccaGGACTTAGTCGGGATCTTGTAG